One part of the Nostoc sp. PCC 7120 = FACHB-418 genome encodes these proteins:
- a CDS encoding trifunctional serine/threonine-protein kinase/ATP-binding protein/sensor histidine kinase has protein sequence MLSVPGYAISEELYNGSRTLVYRAVREVDCLPVVIKLLKNHYPSFSELVQFRNQYTIAKNLDYPGIIKTYSLEPLQNGYQLVMEDFGGISVKDYFANNNVASLEKFLQIAIALCDILDILYRERIIHKDIKPANILINPKTTQVKLIDFSIASLLPRETQTLINPNVLEGTLGYISPEQTGRMNRGIDYRTDFYSLGATFYELLTGTLPFPSEDAMELVHCHLAKAATLVHETNTTIPSVLSDIVNKLMAKNAEDRYQSALGLKYDLEKCLLQLQETGKIESFPIAQRDVCDRFMIPDKLYGREAEVETLLQAFERVSTGKTEMMLVAGFSGIGKTAVVNEVHKPIVRQRGYFIKGKYDQFQRNIPFSAFVQAFRDLMGQLLTESDAQIQQWKSQILAAVGENGQVIIEVIPELAGIIGQQPPIIELSGTAAQNRFNLLFQKFVQVFKTQEHPLVMFLDDLQWADSASLNLMQLLMSESGGGYLLLIGAYRDNEVTDAHPLMFSLAEIRKAQATINTITLAPLSHSSLNQLVADTLSCSSAIAQPLTQLVYQKTKGNPFFSTQFIKAIYEDGLITFNGDEGNWQCDIVGVKQSSLADDVVEFMALQLRKLPQTTQNILKFAACIGNKFDLGILAIIWEKSLTETATALWKALQEGLILPQSEVYKFYVDREIQDEVKGSQTVTYKFLHDRVQQAAYSLIPVEQKQYTHFQIGQLLLQGLSQGEQEERIFDIVNQLNMGLDVITSNEQKQELAHLNLKAGQKAKLSAAYQAAYEYCTIGMSLLSPDAWQQDYPLIYSLHRDASEAAYLCGKFDQAEALYAETLTYAQAPLDQAIIYRIQMTQYQLQGRNAEAIAIQRQSLQMLGWTMPTQPEMIQAGLDDEIATVQQFLEQHTIESILAVPKMTDPSIAEMLRILQILFYAAWLDGQSTLALLAIAKMTTLSLEYGNSDMSPFGYAGYGLIANGVFKDCATAYRFGEMAVQLCEQFDNADVRGMTNFLFAADVHSWSRPIQEADTYYNNAYQYGMEAGNWLTVGFMMMQSGSDRLTYGKHLDDLYAIAQNHAAFLHHIKSLDNLDALTAGVIQPIRHLLGLTKTPFTFDDDSFSEAEYLQKYANAPYHLSWLYSVKIRHAYLFDQKSTYSDLIPQLSMIENTISSHAKVPSSVFYVALMHLALGETATEESQRQHHWQALLPLEASLKRWAKACPENIRHKFLLIQAEKARIKKQKTKAIELYEQAISQAQANQYGYEEALANELAAKFYLDWGKVKIAQVYMQEACYGYARWGAKAKVNYLEKTYPQLLKPILQQQRINFNPLETITFRAATSSTHTSTTSSTNISEILDFTSVLKGAQAISSCIELDELIANLTRIILENSGAKKSVLILPQEDTWQVKAITSINQESSSHTNIQTILSSQSIDDCQDIPEKIINYVKNTQKILIIDNCQTDIPGVIGEYMLQHQPKSVLCTPIINQGHLVGILYLENELTSEVFNSEHLQVVNLLSSQAAISLENARLYQKAQQALQDLQQAQLQIVQSEKMSALGNLVAGVAHEMNNPLGFIAASLIQAQPIIADITEHLKLYQETLPSKTKEIKDHAEEIDLEYSLEDLPKMIESMTMACERLQNISTSLCTFSRADRDYKVPFNIHEGIDSTILILKHRLKANEQRPAIEVVKEYADSPMIECFPGQINQVFMNIIANAIDALDEANMGHSFAEIQANPNKITIRTLLEDNQVQIIIADNGKGMSEEVKAKIFDHLFTTKMVGKGTGLGLAIAQSIVVEKHSGTLGVNSTLGKGTEFVITLPILDEAQN, from the coding sequence ATGCTTAGTGTTCCCGGTTATGCGATTAGCGAAGAACTTTATAATGGTTCGAGAACCCTAGTTTATCGAGCCGTTAGAGAAGTAGACTGCTTACCAGTGGTAATTAAACTGCTGAAGAATCATTATCCCAGCTTTTCCGAACTGGTACAATTTCGCAATCAATACACCATTGCCAAAAATCTCGACTATCCCGGAATCATCAAAACCTATAGCCTAGAACCCTTACAGAATGGCTATCAGTTAGTGATGGAAGACTTTGGCGGAATTTCTGTGAAGGATTATTTCGCCAATAATAATGTTGCGTCTTTAGAGAAATTTTTACAAATAGCGATCGCACTATGCGACATCTTAGACATACTATATCGTGAGCGCATTATTCATAAAGATATTAAACCTGCCAATATTCTCATTAACCCGAAAACGACACAGGTTAAATTAATTGACTTTAGTATTGCCTCCTTACTCCCACGGGAAACTCAAACTTTAATCAATCCCAACGTTTTGGAAGGGACATTAGGTTATATTTCTCCCGAACAAACTGGAAGGATGAATCGGGGGATTGACTATCGCACTGATTTTTATTCCTTGGGGGCAACTTTTTACGAACTATTGACAGGAACATTACCATTCCCGTCAGAGGATGCGATGGAGTTGGTACATTGTCATCTGGCAAAAGCCGCAACCTTAGTACATGAAACTAATACAACAATTCCATCTGTACTCTCAGACATTGTTAATAAACTCATGGCGAAAAATGCTGAAGACCGCTATCAAAGTGCATTAGGTCTGAAGTATGATTTAGAAAAATGCTTACTCCAACTGCAAGAAACAGGTAAAATCGAGAGTTTCCCAATTGCTCAGAGGGATGTTTGCGATCGCTTCATGATTCCTGATAAATTATATGGACGAGAAGCCGAAGTAGAAACCCTACTCCAAGCATTTGAGCGCGTCAGTACGGGGAAAACCGAAATGATGCTGGTAGCTGGGTTTTCGGGTATTGGGAAAACTGCTGTAGTTAACGAAGTTCATAAACCCATTGTTCGGCAACGGGGTTATTTCATTAAAGGCAAATATGACCAATTTCAGCGTAATATTCCCTTCAGTGCCTTTGTACAAGCATTCCGGGATTTAATGGGGCAGTTGTTGACAGAAAGCGACGCTCAAATCCAGCAATGGAAAAGTCAGATATTAGCAGCCGTTGGTGAGAACGGACAGGTAATTATTGAAGTCATCCCCGAATTAGCAGGAATTATTGGTCAACAACCTCCAATCATAGAACTATCAGGAACGGCTGCCCAAAATCGGTTTAATCTATTATTTCAGAAATTTGTCCAGGTATTCAAAACTCAGGAACATCCCTTAGTGATGTTTTTAGATGATTTGCAATGGGCAGATTCCGCATCTCTCAACTTGATGCAGTTGTTGATGAGTGAATCAGGAGGGGGATATTTATTATTAATTGGGGCTTATCGAGATAATGAAGTTACCGATGCCCATCCATTGATGTTCAGTTTGGCAGAAATTAGAAAAGCCCAAGCCACCATCAATACTATTACCCTTGCGCCCCTCAGTCACTCTAGTTTAAATCAACTGGTGGCAGATACCCTGAGTTGTTCATCGGCAATTGCCCAACCATTAACTCAATTGGTATATCAAAAAACCAAGGGAAACCCATTTTTCAGCACCCAATTTATTAAAGCAATATATGAAGATGGACTGATTACATTTAATGGGGATGAGGGAAATTGGCAGTGCGATATTGTGGGAGTTAAACAGTCATCCCTTGCCGATGATGTTGTTGAATTCATGGCATTGCAGTTACGGAAATTGCCACAGACAACACAGAATATTTTAAAATTTGCAGCGTGTATAGGAAATAAATTTGATTTAGGAATATTGGCGATTATTTGGGAAAAATCATTAACTGAAACCGCTACAGCCTTATGGAAAGCATTACAAGAAGGACTGATTTTACCCCAGAGTGAAGTTTATAAATTTTATGTCGATAGGGAAATACAGGATGAAGTCAAAGGTTCCCAGACAGTTACCTACAAATTTCTACATGATCGCGTCCAGCAAGCAGCATACTCATTGATTCCCGTAGAACAAAAGCAGTATACCCATTTCCAGATTGGTCAATTGCTGTTGCAAGGGTTATCTCAAGGGGAACAAGAAGAACGGATTTTTGACATTGTCAACCAGTTGAATATGGGGCTAGATGTCATCACCAGCAATGAGCAGAAACAAGAACTGGCGCATCTCAATTTAAAAGCTGGACAAAAAGCCAAACTCTCAGCCGCCTATCAAGCTGCTTACGAGTATTGTACCATTGGGATGAGTCTATTATCCCCAGATGCTTGGCAGCAAGACTATCCACTCATCTACAGTTTGCACCGTGATGCTTCAGAAGCCGCTTATCTTTGTGGTAAATTTGACCAAGCCGAAGCCTTGTATGCAGAAACACTCACCTATGCTCAAGCTCCCCTTGACCAAGCCATAATTTATCGCATACAGATGACACAATATCAGCTTCAGGGACGAAATGCTGAGGCGATCGCTATTCAACGTCAAAGTTTACAGATGTTGGGATGGACGATGCCCACACAACCGGAGATGATACAAGCTGGCCTAGATGACGAAATCGCCACAGTCCAACAATTTCTAGAGCAGCATACCATTGAATCCATCCTTGCAGTCCCCAAAATGACAGACCCCAGCATTGCAGAAATGCTGCGGATTTTACAAATTCTGTTCTACGCCGCCTGGCTCGATGGTCAAAGCACCTTAGCCCTCCTAGCAATCGCCAAGATGACCACACTGTCATTAGAGTATGGTAATAGCGATATGTCTCCCTTTGGTTATGCCGGCTATGGCTTAATTGCTAATGGTGTATTCAAAGACTGCGCTACTGCTTATCGGTTTGGGGAAATGGCAGTACAACTTTGTGAACAATTTGATAATGCTGATGTGCGAGGGATGACGAATTTCCTTTTTGCAGCTGATGTGCATAGTTGGAGTCGTCCCATACAAGAGGCAGATACATACTATAACAACGCCTACCAATATGGGATGGAAGCGGGAAACTGGCTAACAGTGGGCTTCATGATGATGCAGAGTGGTTCTGATCGCCTAACCTATGGTAAACATTTAGATGATCTGTATGCGATCGCTCAAAACCATGCAGCTTTTCTTCATCATATCAAAAGCTTAGATAACCTAGATGCTTTAACAGCAGGAGTTATTCAACCAATTCGCCATCTTTTGGGGTTAACAAAAACACCCTTCACCTTTGATGATGACAGTTTTAGTGAAGCTGAATATTTGCAAAAATATGCCAATGCTCCCTATCACTTGTCTTGGTTATATTCCGTTAAAATTCGCCATGCTTATTTATTTGACCAAAAATCCACCTACTCTGATTTAATTCCCCAACTGAGCATGATTGAAAACACTATTTCCAGCCATGCAAAAGTCCCTTCCAGCGTTTTTTATGTGGCATTAATGCACCTAGCTCTAGGTGAAACTGCTACCGAAGAATCTCAGCGTCAACACCATTGGCAAGCACTCCTCCCCCTAGAAGCAAGCTTAAAGCGTTGGGCAAAAGCTTGTCCAGAAAATATCCGGCACAAGTTTCTCCTCATTCAAGCCGAAAAAGCCCGGATTAAAAAACAAAAAACCAAGGCCATTGAACTTTATGAGCAAGCAATTAGCCAAGCTCAAGCAAATCAGTATGGCTACGAAGAAGCCTTAGCTAACGAACTTGCAGCTAAATTCTATCTCGACTGGGGTAAAGTAAAAATTGCCCAAGTATATATGCAGGAAGCCTGCTACGGCTACGCCCGTTGGGGAGCCAAAGCCAAAGTTAATTACCTAGAAAAAACCTATCCCCAACTCCTCAAACCTATTCTGCAACAGCAACGGATCAACTTCAACCCCTTAGAAACTATTACCTTTCGTGCAGCTACTTCATCCACTCACACTTCTACTACTAGTAGCACAAATATTTCCGAGATTCTGGACTTTACCTCTGTCCTCAAAGGCGCTCAAGCTATCTCTAGCTGTATTGAATTAGACGAACTCATTGCCAACCTCACCAGAATTATCCTCGAAAACTCCGGCGCAAAAAAATCTGTACTCATTCTTCCCCAAGAAGACACTTGGCAAGTTAAGGCAATTACCTCGATTAATCAAGAGTCAAGTTCTCACACTAATATACAAACTATCCTGTCCTCACAATCAATAGACGATTGTCAAGATATTCCCGAAAAAATTATCAATTACGTGAAAAATACCCAGAAAATCCTGATTATAGACAATTGCCAAACAGATATTCCTGGGGTAATTGGGGAATATATGCTACAGCATCAGCCAAAAAGTGTATTATGCACACCAATTATTAATCAAGGGCATTTAGTGGGGATTCTCTACTTAGAAAATGAACTCACAAGTGAAGTATTTAATAGCGAACATCTGCAAGTAGTTAATCTACTTTCTTCCCAAGCAGCAATATCACTAGAAAATGCCAGACTTTATCAAAAAGCCCAACAAGCATTACAAGATTTACAACAAGCCCAATTACAAATTGTCCAAAGTGAAAAAATGTCAGCACTGGGTAATTTAGTCGCTGGGGTAGCCCATGAAATGAATAATCCCTTGGGTTTTATTGCTGCTAGTCTGATACAAGCCCAACCAATCATAGCTGATATTACCGAACACTTAAAGCTCTATCAAGAGACTTTACCCAGCAAGACTAAGGAAATCAAAGACCATGCTGAAGAAATTGACTTGGAATATAGTTTAGAAGATTTGCCAAAAATGATTGAGTCGATGACAATGGCTTGTGAAAGACTCCAAAATATTAGTACTAGTCTTTGCACTTTCTCCCGTGCCGATAGAGATTATAAAGTACCATTCAATATTCATGAAGGTATTGATAGTACAATTCTAATTTTAAAGCATCGTCTCAAAGCTAACGAACAACGTCCAGCGATTGAAGTAGTAAAAGAATATGCTGATTCACCCATGATTGAATGCTTTCCAGGGCAAATAAATCAGGTATTTATGAATATTATAGCCAATGCTATTGATGCCTTAGATGAGGCAAATATGGGACATAGTTTTGCAGAAATTCAAGCAAATCCCAACAAGATAACAATTAGAACCTTGCTAGAAGATAACCAAGTACAAATTATCATTGCTGATAATGGTAAGGGCATGAGCGAAGAAGTTAAAGCCAAGATATTTGACCACTTATTTACTACCAAAATGGTAGGAAAAGGAACGGGATTAGGACTGGCTATAGCTCAGTCTATTGTGGTAGAAAAACATAGCGGAACACTGGGAGTAAATTCTACCCTTGGTAAAGGAACTGAATTTGTCATCACCTTACCAATTCTGGATGAGGCTCAAAATTAG
- the rlmN gene encoding 23S rRNA (adenine(2503)-C(2))-methyltransferase RlmN gives MSATPVTQLTPSSQPQQPCSPLLGASVTELTSWVQQQGQPAYRGKQLHDWIYHKGVRSLTDISVFSKQWRAAVADVPIGRSTIHHRSVASDGTVKYLLQLSDGEIVEAVGIPTDKRLTVCVSTQVGCPMACDFCATGKGGYKRNLERHEIVDQVLTVQEDFQQRVSHVVFMGMGEPLLNTENVLAGLRSLNQDVGIGQRSLTLSTVGIRDRISELAEHHLQVTLAVSLHAPNQALREQLIPSARSYHIEDLLAECREYVAITGRRISFEYILLAGVNDLPEHALELSKHLRGFQNHVNLIPYNSIDEVDYKRPSGDRIQAFLTVLQQQHIAVSVRYSRGLEADAACGQLRTKASR, from the coding sequence ATGTCTGCTACGCCTGTCACCCAGCTAACTCCATCATCTCAGCCACAACAACCTTGTTCCCCTCTGCTCGGCGCTTCAGTCACGGAGTTAACTAGTTGGGTGCAGCAGCAAGGACAACCTGCTTATAGGGGTAAGCAGCTGCATGATTGGATTTATCACAAGGGAGTGCGATCGCTCACTGATATCTCTGTATTCTCTAAACAATGGCGGGCTGCTGTTGCAGATGTCCCCATTGGACGTTCTACCATTCACCATCGGTCTGTAGCATCGGATGGGACTGTAAAATATCTCCTACAACTAAGCGATGGTGAAATTGTGGAAGCTGTGGGTATCCCTACAGACAAGCGGTTGACTGTCTGCGTCTCTACCCAAGTGGGTTGTCCGATGGCTTGCGATTTCTGCGCTACTGGTAAGGGTGGCTACAAACGCAACCTAGAAAGACATGAAATTGTTGATCAAGTTCTTACTGTCCAAGAAGATTTTCAGCAACGGGTGAGTCATGTTGTCTTCATGGGGATGGGTGAACCGTTGTTAAATACTGAGAATGTTTTGGCTGGACTGAGAAGCTTAAATCAAGATGTGGGTATTGGACAGCGATCGCTCACTTTATCTACTGTAGGGATACGCGATCGCATTAGTGAATTAGCCGAACACCATTTACAAGTGACTCTGGCGGTGAGTCTCCACGCCCCTAACCAAGCACTGCGGGAACAACTCATTCCCAGCGCTCGCTCTTATCACATCGAGGATTTGCTGGCTGAATGTCGAGAATATGTAGCTATCACAGGAAGACGGATTTCTTTTGAATATATCCTGCTGGCTGGTGTTAACGATTTGCCAGAACACGCTTTAGAACTATCAAAGCATCTGCGGGGCTTTCAAAATCACGTCAACTTGATTCCTTATAATTCTATTGATGAAGTTGATTATAAACGCCCTAGTGGCGATCGTATTCAAGCTTTCCTCACAGTGCTTCAGCAACAACATATTGCGGTGAGTGTCCGCTATTCTCGTGGTTTAGAGGCTGATGCTGCTTGTGGACAACTACGCACCAAAGCATCAAGGTAA
- a CDS encoding response regulator gives MKLLVKALTWIQGLNTNDLQAPNRDFNYIKLQTLTTNTSEPNFEYTQIIKQLITDKEISMVSVDQLIMTQESSTLEILVVDDHQLILSGTLNVLQQQYPEAAIATAKTVVEALTQMRNSAFDLIVMDLSIPEKSGAIAYIDTGINLLQQLIKEYPQQNFLVQSSYVKALVRIKHEIDEHQGGFAIADKGLCESEMIVRANLALQGATHTKDIKTGLELKPEWLEVLKLAFEEGLTDIAICKRIHRSERAVRTYWTKIQDVLGIYPEPGKNMRIQTEIRARQEGLID, from the coding sequence ATGAAACTATTAGTAAAAGCACTTACATGGATACAAGGTTTAAACACGAACGACTTACAAGCTCCAAATAGAGACTTTAACTATATAAAACTCCAAACTTTAACAACTAATACCAGTGAGCCTAATTTTGAATATACACAGATAATCAAACAGTTGATTACCGATAAAGAGATAAGTATGGTTAGTGTTGATCAATTGATAATGACCCAAGAATCATCCACACTGGAAATTTTAGTTGTTGATGACCACCAGTTAATTTTAAGCGGAACGCTGAATGTACTACAGCAACAATATCCAGAAGCAGCGATCGCCACAGCCAAAACAGTAGTTGAGGCGCTGACACAGATGAGAAATTCTGCCTTTGATTTGATTGTCATGGATTTATCGATACCCGAAAAATCTGGGGCGATCGCCTATATTGATACAGGTATCAATTTGCTACAACAGTTAATCAAGGAATATCCCCAACAGAATTTTTTGGTACAAAGTAGTTATGTCAAAGCTTTGGTCAGGATTAAACACGAAATTGATGAGCATCAAGGTGGATTTGCGATCGCTGATAAAGGACTATGCGAATCTGAGATGATAGTTCGTGCTAATTTAGCACTACAAGGTGCAACCCACACCAAAGACATCAAAACCGGACTGGAACTGAAGCCAGAATGGTTAGAAGTGCTGAAATTAGCTTTTGAAGAAGGCTTGACAGATATAGCAATCTGCAAACGGATTCACAGATCCGAGCGCGCTGTGCGTACCTACTGGACGAAGATTCAAGATGTACTTGGTATTTATCCAGAACCAGGAAAAAATATGCGTATTCAAACTGAAATCCGCGCTCGACAAGAAGGATTAATTGATTAG
- a CDS encoding CHASE2 domain-containing protein, translating into MTVLFIIIIARLSGLLQGLELILFDTFLRLRPAEVSDPEIVIVGINENDIRSLGTYPIPDLEIASLIQKIQNYKPAVIGLDIVKNVPTEPGHQELTQVFQQYQNLIGIEKVLPPDEFSPPPNLPPTQIGFSDVIADRDGNYRRYLLLTASLQNPQNPQDDKYSLALRLAQAYLATKNIIIDTGKYNSYIRFANTELPIFSANTGGYVGENDTGLKMLVNFRSGKQPFRFISLNDIKNNKFNSNWLKQKIIIIGVTAASSNDLFNTSATASSKIYEQIYGVEFHAHVASQIINAVLNGRPLLQVWSDGWEYLWIMNWGVIAIAIARVTKTFRRNLLAITLIIFGLISISYLLILLGWWIPLVPTLLILGINGLGISVFAFHEYRQGQIKIQLSQHTIEHTFTLIHNGPLQTLANILRQVGTDNLQNDQLILQLEKLNSEIRSIGEYLRIEALTPNESLRLGSRVKIDLKRPIHELFYEVYTSTIARDDLEYFYNINVKVRTFEPIDEKYLNIEKNKSYVYF; encoded by the coding sequence ATGACCGTTTTATTTATTATAATAATTGCCAGATTATCTGGATTATTGCAGGGCTTAGAATTGATATTATTCGATACTTTTCTGCGGTTGCGTCCAGCCGAAGTGTCTGACCCAGAAATAGTAATTGTCGGAATTAATGAAAATGACATTCGTAGTTTAGGAACTTACCCAATTCCAGATTTAGAAATTGCTTCACTGATTCAAAAAATACAGAATTACAAACCCGCAGTGATTGGGCTTGATATTGTCAAAAATGTCCCAACAGAACCAGGACATCAAGAACTTACTCAAGTATTCCAACAATATCAAAACCTGATTGGTATTGAAAAAGTTTTACCACCTGACGAATTTTCTCCACCACCAAACCTACCACCAACACAAATAGGTTTTTCTGATGTAATAGCAGATAGAGATGGTAACTATCGTCGCTATTTACTTTTGACCGCCTCACTCCAAAATCCCCAAAATCCCCAAGATGACAAATATTCCCTAGCCCTGAGATTAGCACAAGCTTATCTAGCTACTAAGAATATCATTATAGACACAGGTAAATATAATTCTTATATTCGATTTGCTAATACAGAACTGCCTATATTTTCTGCAAATACTGGTGGATATGTAGGAGAAAATGATACTGGCTTAAAAATGCTAGTGAATTTTCGCAGTGGTAAACAACCATTTCGATTTATTTCTCTAAATGATATTAAAAATAATAAATTCAACTCAAATTGGCTCAAGCAAAAAATAATCATCATTGGTGTAACTGCTGCTAGTAGTAATGATTTATTTAATACTTCAGCAACTGCTAGCTCAAAAATTTATGAACAAATTTATGGAGTCGAATTTCATGCTCATGTTGCTTCACAAATAATTAATGCAGTTCTCAATGGTAGACCGTTATTACAAGTTTGGTCTGATGGTTGGGAATATTTATGGATAATGAATTGGGGAGTGATAGCAATAGCTATTGCCAGAGTGACAAAGACTTTTCGCAGAAATTTATTAGCTATTACACTAATAATATTTGGCTTAATAAGTATCAGCTACTTACTCATCTTATTAGGTTGGTGGATTCCCCTAGTACCGACTTTACTAATTTTAGGAATTAACGGTTTGGGAATCAGTGTCTTCGCTTTTCATGAATATAGACAAGGTCAAATAAAAATACAGCTAAGTCAACACACTATAGAGCATACGTTTACACTTATTCATAATGGCCCATTACAGACTTTAGCTAATATATTGAGGCAGGTAGGTACAGACAACTTACAAAATGATCAATTAATATTGCAGTTAGAAAAACTTAATTCTGAAATTCGCTCTATCGGTGAGTATTTAAGAATCGAAGCATTAACTCCTAATGAAAGCTTGCGCTTAGGTAGCCGTGTCAAAATTGATTTAAAAAGACCAATCCATGAATTATTTTACGAAGTATATACAAGTACTATTGCCAGAGACGATTTAGAATATTTCTATAATATTAACGTCAAAGTCCGCACATTTGAGCCTATAGATGAAAAGTACTTAAATATAGAAAAAAACAAGAGTTATGTCTATTTTTAG
- a CDS encoding ATP-binding protein: MGKHAKGVKRIEAIGKTERSLYTLMIKDNGCGFTSLSENKGMKQLRNIAKKLGGNFRCESLDPKGTICEVTWKLTNNKKNYLN, from the coding sequence GTGGGAAAACACGCCAAAGGTGTTAAGAGAATCGAAGCTATTGGCAAGACAGAACGAAGTTTATATACTTTGATGATTAAAGACAATGGTTGTGGATTCACTTCATTGTCTGAAAATAAAGGGATGAAGCAACTTAGAAATATTGCTAAAAAACTGGGAGGAAATTTTAGGTGTGAATCCCTTGATCCCAAGGGGACAATCTGTGAAGTTACATGGAAATTAACAAACAATAAGAAAAACTATCTGAATTAG
- a CDS encoding DUF928 domain-containing protein yields MSKNFSFTINPRLVTSASLGLLLFLTPVAVTASPSSNRRQPASDYSRSAGKRGCPNDSSETIPLTVLAPQTYVGYTTELRPTFVGFVSSPQKVELRIFEFTSDKEVKQLGNAVHKDVKSGIFPIPLPEDNPDLTIGKKYLWQLSMRCSGVNIVEAAEFIVVEMSSTLKSKLPSAANGLQKANIFAEEDLWYDALNEALKLANNGKLGDLGANIVKSFAKHESPKPTEIEKLVQKRIQFLHKIADQEKN; encoded by the coding sequence ATGTCAAAAAATTTTAGCTTCACTATCAACCCCAGACTAGTAACTAGTGCTAGTCTTGGCTTATTGCTGTTTCTGACACCAGTTGCAGTGACAGCTTCTCCATCATCTAATCGCCGCCAACCTGCAAGCGACTATAGCAGAAGCGCGGGTAAACGAGGTTGTCCCAATGACTCCAGTGAAACCATACCTCTGACAGTACTTGCACCACAGACTTATGTTGGATACACAACAGAGTTACGTCCTACTTTTGTAGGGTTTGTCTCTAGTCCTCAGAAAGTAGAGTTGCGGATTTTTGAATTTACTTCAGACAAGGAAGTTAAACAGCTAGGTAATGCCGTACACAAAGATGTCAAATCAGGTATATTTCCAATACCCTTACCTGAAGACAATCCTGATTTAACTATAGGTAAGAAATACCTTTGGCAGTTATCGATGAGATGTTCTGGGGTGAACATAGTCGAAGCAGCAGAATTTATTGTTGTAGAAATGTCATCTACACTCAAAAGTAAATTACCCAGTGCAGCAAATGGTTTACAAAAAGCTAATATCTTTGCTGAAGAAGATTTGTGGTATGACGCATTGAATGAGGCTTTAAAGTTAGCCAATAATGGCAAACTAGGCGATTTAGGTGCAAACATAGTTAAAAGCTTTGCTAAACATGAATCCCCAAAGCCTACAGAGATTGAAAAATTAGTCCAAAAGAGAATACAATTTCTACATAAAATCGCAGATCAAGAAAAAAATTGA